In a genomic window of Bradyrhizobium ontarionense:
- a CDS encoding TIGR01459 family HAD-type hydrolase: MTAAACEISGLSAIADRFDHVLLDQWGTLHDGRTMFPAAHDCVVRLREAGKHTLVLSNSGKRASPNAERLARLGLPRPAYDGILTSGEVTWTGLRERTRAPFTDCGNTCFLITRGGDCSLIDGLDLAIVSDTRDADFILLGGLDDDLTEPDIWHDQFTRAAARRVPMICANPDLMMFGATGLVPAPGTLARAYEWLGGTVSFVGKPHAPIFTAALEQLGNPDPHRVLMIGDSLDHDVAGARAVGLQTLLLADGVHRTTLAGAPDLAAATRRLAAAPGRMPNWTMQHLSW, encoded by the coding sequence ATGACAGCGGCGGCGTGTGAGATCAGCGGCCTGTCCGCCATCGCCGACCGGTTCGATCACGTGCTGCTCGACCAGTGGGGCACGCTGCATGACGGCCGGACGATGTTTCCCGCCGCGCATGACTGCGTCGTCAGGCTGCGGGAGGCCGGCAAGCACACCCTCGTGCTGTCGAACTCCGGCAAGCGTGCGAGTCCCAATGCCGAGCGCCTGGCGCGGCTCGGCCTGCCGCGCCCGGCCTATGACGGCATTCTCACCTCGGGCGAGGTGACCTGGACGGGCCTGCGCGAGCGGACGCGCGCGCCCTTCACCGATTGCGGCAATACCTGCTTCCTGATCACCCGGGGCGGCGACTGCTCGCTGATCGACGGGCTTGACCTCGCGATCGTGAGCGACACGCGCGATGCGGACTTCATCCTGCTCGGCGGCCTGGATGACGACCTCACGGAGCCCGACATCTGGCACGACCAGTTCACGCGCGCGGCAGCGCGGCGCGTGCCGATGATCTGCGCCAATCCCGACCTGATGATGTTCGGCGCGACCGGTCTCGTCCCTGCGCCCGGCACGCTGGCGCGCGCCTATGAATGGCTCGGCGGCACGGTCTCATTCGTCGGCAAGCCGCATGCGCCGATCTTTACGGCGGCACTGGAGCAGCTCGGCAATCCGGATCCGCACCGCGTGCTGATGATCGGCGACTCGCTCGATCACGACGTCGCCGGCGCCCGCGCCGTGGGCCTGCAGACCCTGCTCCTCGCTGACGGCGTGCATCGCACGACCCTGGCCGGCGCGCCCGACCTGGCCGCCGCGACGCGCAGGCTCGCGGCTGCGCCAGGCCGCATGCCCAACTGGACGATGCAGCACCTGAGCTGGTGA
- a CDS encoding FGGY-family carbohydrate kinase translates to MTELFVGIDVGTSGVRACAVGARGGIEGAASVPLAAPHQDGNAIDQDPELWWQTTTACLGRLGERVDLGRVARLAVDGTSGTLLLIDADGRPCSPGLMYNDARATREAERIAAVAPPESGAHGASSALAKLLHLLASTGGACHAVHQADWIAGRLAGRHGTSDENNALKLGYDPVQRAWPSWLDQLGVSRQMLPTILVPGTPFADIDPAIARTLGLSPSARIVAGTTDGVAAFIATGADAPGDAVTSLGTTLVVKQIATQPIFAAGQGVYSHRLGDKWLAGGASNSGGAALLAHFTTDDMDRMTPLLCPDEPTGLDYYPLPKPGERFPIADPVLAPRITPRPPDDHRFFQALLEGIAGVEALAYQRLQQLGAPTLRRVISIGGGARNDAWTHIRRRIVGVPVSVAAQTEASYGTALLALQGPPR, encoded by the coding sequence ATGACGGAGTTGTTTGTCGGCATCGACGTGGGAACCAGCGGCGTGCGCGCCTGCGCCGTCGGTGCGCGTGGCGGCATCGAGGGCGCCGCATCCGTTCCGCTCGCGGCGCCGCACCAGGACGGCAACGCCATCGACCAGGATCCCGAGCTGTGGTGGCAGACGACGACCGCTTGCCTCGGCAGACTTGGCGAGCGCGTCGATCTCGGCCGTGTCGCGCGCCTCGCCGTCGACGGCACGTCGGGGACGCTGCTGCTGATCGATGCCGATGGGCGGCCCTGCTCACCGGGCCTGATGTACAACGATGCGCGGGCGACCCGCGAGGCCGAGCGCATCGCGGCGGTCGCGCCGCCCGAGAGCGGCGCGCACGGTGCGAGCAGCGCGCTCGCCAAGCTGCTGCACCTCCTCGCCTCGACCGGCGGCGCGTGCCACGCCGTGCACCAGGCCGACTGGATCGCGGGACGCCTCGCCGGCCGTCACGGCACCAGCGACGAGAACAACGCGCTCAAGCTCGGCTACGATCCGGTCCAGCGCGCGTGGCCGTCCTGGCTCGATCAGCTCGGTGTGTCACGACAGATGCTGCCGACCATTCTGGTGCCGGGCACGCCGTTCGCCGACATCGATCCGGCCATCGCGCGTACGCTCGGACTATCCCCATCAGCGCGCATCGTCGCCGGCACCACCGACGGCGTCGCCGCCTTCATCGCCACCGGCGCGGACGCACCGGGCGACGCCGTGACCTCGCTCGGCACCACCCTCGTGGTCAAGCAGATTGCCACACAGCCGATCTTCGCCGCCGGCCAGGGCGTGTACTCGCACCGCCTCGGTGACAAATGGCTCGCCGGCGGCGCATCGAATTCCGGCGGCGCGGCGCTGCTCGCGCATTTCACGACCGACGACATGGACCGCATGACGCCGCTGCTGTGCCCCGACGAGCCGACCGGGCTCGACTACTATCCGCTGCCCAAGCCGGGCGAGCGTTTTCCGATCGCAGATCCCGTGCTTGCGCCGCGGATCACTCCACGGCCGCCCGACGATCACCGCTTCTTCCAGGCGCTGCTCGAAGGCATCGCGGGCGTCGAAGCACTCGCCTATCAGCGGCTGCAGCAGCTCGGCGCGCCGACGCTGCGGCGGGTGATCAGCATCGGCGGCGGCGCCAGGAACGACGCCTGGACGCACATCCGTCGGCGCATCGTCGGCGTGCCCGTGAGCGTCGCGGCGCAGACCGAGGCGAGCTATGGCACCGCGCTCCTCGCGTTGCAGGGGCCGCCGCGATGA
- a CDS encoding sugar-binding transcriptional regulator codes for MVDGEASLATRAAWLYFAAGLTQSEVADRLNIQSTKAHRLIARASREGMIRVFVEGPVAECVALENALAERYGLAFCRVAPDLGEGDLPLKALALEGASFLRQILERGDDKIIGVGHGRTLAAVVAQLPQTPARDVQFVSLLGGLTRKFAANPFDVIHRLAERTGAEAYLLPVPVFANSVADRAVLMQQFGIADVFALARAASLLFVGIGQIHADGFLVSSGMIKPDEVVELKRAGACADLLGHFFNADGELLDLDLSARATSMAARDLKKHRIVAIGGGEAKITALRAVLRSGFLNGLIIDETTAQALATDKPEKTSGNSKNKGRKGR; via the coding sequence ATGGTGGACGGCGAGGCCTCGCTCGCGACGCGCGCAGCCTGGCTCTATTTTGCCGCCGGGCTGACGCAGTCGGAGGTGGCCGACCGGCTCAATATCCAGAGCACCAAGGCGCACCGGCTGATCGCGCGGGCCAGCCGCGAAGGCATGATCCGCGTGTTCGTCGAAGGGCCGGTGGCCGAATGCGTCGCGCTGGAGAACGCGCTGGCCGAACGATACGGGCTCGCCTTCTGCCGTGTCGCGCCGGATCTCGGCGAGGGCGACCTGCCGCTGAAGGCGCTGGCGCTGGAAGGCGCCAGCTTCCTCCGGCAGATCCTGGAGCGCGGCGACGACAAGATCATCGGTGTCGGCCATGGCCGCACGCTCGCGGCCGTCGTGGCGCAGCTGCCGCAGACGCCGGCGCGGGACGTCCAGTTCGTGTCGCTGCTCGGCGGCCTGACGCGCAAATTCGCCGCCAATCCGTTCGACGTGATCCACCGCCTGGCCGAGCGCACCGGTGCCGAGGCGTATCTCTTGCCGGTGCCGGTGTTCGCCAATTCCGTGGCCGACCGCGCCGTATTGATGCAGCAGTTCGGCATTGCCGACGTGTTCGCGCTCGCCCGCGCGGCGTCGCTGCTGTTCGTCGGCATCGGCCAGATCCACGCCGACGGCTTCCTGGTGTCGAGCGGCATGATCAAGCCGGACGAGGTCGTCGAGCTCAAGCGCGCCGGCGCCTGTGCCGATCTGCTCGGGCATTTCTTCAATGCCGACGGCGAACTGCTCGATCTCGATCTGTCGGCACGCGCCACCTCGATGGCAGCCCGCGATCTCAAGAAACACCGCATCGTCGCCATCGGCGGCGGCGAGGCAAAGATAACAGCCCTGCGCGCAGTACTGCGCAGCGGCTTCCTGAACGGTCTCATCATCGACGAGACGACGGCTCAGGCACTCGCAACCGACAAGCCGGAGAAAACATCCGGCAACTCCAAGAACAAGGGTCGGAAGGGAAGGTAG
- a CDS encoding extracellular solute-binding protein translates to MYDREKNLFASYAGKRISRRDLLDGAAKLGIAGVAANAAFASAMSRAMAADFNWKAQSGKTVRLLLNKHPYVDAMIGDIEAFKSLTGMNVTYDIFPEDVYFDKVTAALSSKSDQYDAFMTGAYMTWTYGPAGWIEDLNTYIKDPAKTNPAFAWDDVLPGLRSSTAWDGVAGSELGSGKAKQWCIPWGYELNNITYNRNIFDKVGVKPPKNLDEMLDVAAKITKDAGGPYGVGVRGSRSWATIHPGFLSAYSNFGQKDFVMEGGKLKAAMNTKASKDFHDKWVKMIQGSGPKNWSTYTWYQVGTDLGAGASGMIFDADILGYFMNGGENKERGNLGYAPFAANPAAKAPTPNVWIWSLAMSSFSKQKDAAWLFMQWAASVEHDLFGARKMDFVNPVRTSVWKDSEFRDRIAKSYPGYLEQHDLSAPGAKIYFTAQPLFFDLTTEWAASLQKMVAKEISVDEGLDKLADSINRQLKQAGLG, encoded by the coding sequence ATGTACGATCGCGAGAAGAACCTATTTGCGTCCTACGCCGGCAAGCGCATCAGCCGGCGTGATCTGCTCGACGGTGCCGCCAAGCTCGGCATCGCCGGTGTTGCCGCCAATGCCGCCTTCGCCTCCGCGATGTCCCGCGCGATGGCCGCCGATTTCAACTGGAAGGCCCAGAGCGGCAAGACCGTCAGGCTGCTCCTGAACAAGCATCCCTACGTCGATGCGATGATCGGCGACATCGAGGCGTTCAAGAGCCTCACGGGCATGAATGTCACCTATGACATCTTTCCGGAGGACGTCTATTTCGACAAGGTGACGGCGGCGCTGTCGTCGAAGTCCGATCAGTACGACGCGTTCATGACCGGCGCCTACATGACGTGGACCTATGGTCCGGCCGGATGGATCGAGGACCTCAACACCTACATCAAGGATCCCGCCAAGACCAATCCGGCCTTCGCCTGGGACGACGTGCTGCCGGGCCTGCGCTCGTCGACGGCGTGGGACGGCGTCGCCGGTTCCGAGCTCGGCTCGGGCAAGGCCAAGCAATGGTGCATCCCGTGGGGCTACGAGCTCAACAACATCACCTATAACCGCAACATCTTCGACAAGGTCGGCGTCAAGCCGCCGAAGAACCTCGACGAGATGCTCGACGTCGCCGCCAAGATCACCAAGGACGCCGGTGGTCCCTATGGCGTCGGCGTGCGCGGCTCGCGCTCCTGGGCCACCATCCATCCGGGCTTCCTGTCCGCCTATTCCAATTTCGGGCAGAAGGACTTCGTGATGGAGGGCGGCAAGCTCAAGGCCGCGATGAACACCAAGGCCTCGAAGGACTTCCACGACAAGTGGGTCAAGATGATCCAGGGCTCGGGCCCGAAGAACTGGTCGACCTACACCTGGTACCAGGTCGGCACCGATCTCGGCGCCGGCGCCTCCGGCATGATCTTCGACGCCGACATCCTCGGCTACTTCATGAACGGCGGCGAGAACAAGGAACGCGGCAATCTCGGCTATGCGCCGTTCGCGGCCAATCCGGCCGCCAAGGCGCCGACGCCGAACGTCTGGATCTGGTCGCTGGCGATGTCGAGCTTCTCCAAGCAGAAGGACGCGGCGTGGCTGTTCATGCAATGGGCGGCCTCGGTCGAGCACGATCTGTTCGGCGCCCGCAAGATGGACTTCGTCAATCCGGTCCGCACCTCCGTGTGGAAGGACAGCGAATTCCGCGACCGCATCGCCAAATCCTATCCGGGCTATCTCGAGCAGCACGACCTCTCCGCACCGGGGGCGAAGATCTACTTCACGGCGCAGCCGTTGTTCTTCGACCTCACCACGGAGTGGGCCGCGTCGCTGCAGAAGATGGTGGCCAAGGAGATCAGCGTCGACGAGGGCCTCGACAAGCTGGCCGACAGCATCAACCGTCAGTTGAAGCAGGCCGGCCTCGGCTGA
- a CDS encoding carbohydrate ABC transporter permease codes for MAQLVETEATPRRTKRWRGRLLPYLLSLPALLVCIAILVPFVTAAIYSLQRYRLNLPYLRGFIGLDNYIDFLSDPAFWNTLRISLVYTAVTVIAELLLGLGIALLLRRPSRFHNAVSIMLLLPLMTAPAIAALMWKLMTNPSFGILSYLVGLLGAHDFKWASDPSTALFTVVLVDVWVYTPFIMILLLAGLRSLPRQPFEAAALDGVPASFVFFRITLPMLAPYIITASLFRLLDSIQQFDIVYAMTQGGPGDRLMVFQVQAYLEFFQYTNVGRSAALLMILWLITNILSNIFIKNWLRLRARAHGHA; via the coding sequence ATGGCCCAACTTGTCGAGACCGAGGCGACGCCGCGCCGTACGAAACGATGGCGCGGTCGCCTGCTGCCGTACCTGCTGAGCCTGCCGGCGCTGCTGGTCTGCATCGCGATCCTGGTGCCGTTCGTGACCGCCGCGATCTATTCGCTGCAGCGCTACCGGCTCAACCTGCCGTATCTGCGTGGCTTCATCGGCCTCGACAACTACATCGACTTCCTGTCCGATCCGGCGTTCTGGAACACGTTGCGGATCTCGCTCGTCTACACCGCGGTGACCGTGATCGCCGAGCTGCTGCTCGGCCTCGGCATCGCGCTTCTGCTACGGCGGCCGTCACGCTTCCACAACGCCGTCTCGATCATGCTGCTGCTGCCGCTGATGACGGCGCCCGCGATCGCCGCCCTGATGTGGAAGCTGATGACCAATCCGAGCTTCGGTATCCTGTCCTACCTGGTCGGCCTGCTCGGCGCGCATGATTTCAAATGGGCCTCCGACCCATCGACCGCGCTGTTCACCGTCGTCCTGGTCGATGTCTGGGTCTACACGCCGTTCATCATGATCCTGCTGCTGGCGGGCCTGCGCTCGCTGCCGCGGCAGCCGTTCGAGGCGGCGGCGCTGGATGGTGTCCCCGCGAGCTTCGTGTTCTTCCGCATCACCTTGCCGATGCTCGCGCCCTACATCATCACCGCATCGCTGTTTCGTCTGCTGGATTCGATCCAGCAGTTCGACATCGTCTATGCGATGACGCAAGGCGGCCCCGGCGACCGGCTGATGGTGTTTCAGGTCCAGGCCTACCTCGAGTTCTTCCAGTACACCAATGTCGGACGCTCGGCGGCGCTTTTGATGATCCTCTGGCTGATCACCAACATCCTGTCGAACATCTTCATCAAGAACTGGCTGCGGCTGCGCGCACGCGCCCACGGCCACGCCTGA
- a CDS encoding carbohydrate ABC transporter permease, producing MDHSSLAGRIFRGIALALVLVFFMFPIVWILMMSFQSNEQILRIPPRILFEPTLANYEALISGQLKTAAGNLQLTFMRNLMNSFILSSASVILALLLGVPAAYAFARFKFRLGETIAFTLLSFRFAPPLLVLLPLSLYYQQLGLNDTYFGIVWVYQLIALPLILWIVRGYFEDISPDIEHAYRLAGHSWREAFTRIAVPLAGPGIAAAGLLSFIFCWNNFVFALILASADKQPVTVGALAFVTASGIQYGQIAAAIVLSVTPTLLLALYAQRYLVEGLSLGAVKG from the coding sequence ATGGATCACTCCAGCCTGGCTGGACGCATCTTTCGCGGCATCGCGCTGGCGCTGGTGCTCGTGTTCTTCATGTTTCCGATCGTCTGGATCCTCATGATGTCGTTCCAGAGCAATGAGCAGATCCTGAGGATCCCACCGCGCATCCTGTTCGAGCCGACGCTCGCCAATTACGAGGCGCTGATCTCGGGCCAGCTCAAGACTGCTGCCGGCAATCTGCAGCTCACCTTCATGCGCAACCTGATGAACAGTTTCATCCTGTCGAGCGCCTCGGTGATCCTGGCGTTGCTGCTCGGCGTGCCCGCGGCCTATGCGTTCGCGCGGTTCAAGTTCCGGCTCGGCGAGACCATCGCCTTCACGCTTCTCTCGTTCCGCTTCGCGCCGCCGCTTTTGGTGCTGCTGCCGCTCTCGCTCTACTACCAGCAGCTCGGCCTGAACGACACGTATTTCGGCATCGTCTGGGTTTACCAGCTGATCGCGCTGCCGCTGATCCTGTGGATCGTGCGTGGCTATTTCGAGGACATCAGCCCTGATATCGAGCACGCCTACCGGCTCGCTGGTCACTCCTGGCGCGAGGCGTTCACGCGCATCGCCGTGCCGCTGGCCGGGCCGGGCATTGCGGCGGCCGGCCTGTTGTCGTTCATCTTCTGCTGGAACAATTTCGTCTTTGCGCTGATCCTGGCCTCCGCCGACAAGCAGCCGGTGACGGTCGGCGCGCTTGCCTTCGTGACGGCGTCCGGCATTCAGTACGGCCAGATCGCCGCGGCGATCGTGCTCTCGGTCACGCCGACCCTGCTGCTCGCGCTCTATGCGCAGCGCTATCTCGTCGAAGGTCTGTCGCTCGGTGCAGTGAAGGGTTGA